One genomic segment of Sebastes fasciatus isolate fSebFas1 chromosome 17, fSebFas1.pri, whole genome shotgun sequence includes these proteins:
- the LOC141753993 gene encoding uncharacterized protein LOC141753993, with the protein MACSTADLPSSVAHNSPGNSSCSDDDDDVPLSKLRTKPRSEEKQSRGNTHRSNTNSEKDKSVSDDSSDDEPLIKKKTIPATAKKPEKKHNKTTRSNGTNNKKADMNSDDSSDNEPLIKVPSKAAKKPLSVSPKKSVDSKKKESLEDGDSSDDVTLSELGKKLYPKRQRKAPVLKSKRNAARERVKYAESSSPSSDDEPLATMKRKLTKAPKEQKTSANSKKTKPKGRQRFDAELLF; encoded by the exons ATGGCCTGCAGCACAGCCGACCTGCCCAGCAGTGTGGCACACAACTCTCCAG GGAACAGCTCCTGctctgatgatgacgatgacgtACCTCTCTCGAAGCTCCGGACGAAGCCACGCAGTGAGGAGAAACAGTCgcgtggaaacacacacagatccaaCACTAATtcagaaaaagacaaaagtg TTTCAGATGACTCTTCAGATGACGAGCCtttgataaaaaagaaaacaatcccTGCAACAGCTAAGAAAccagagaaaaaacacaacaagacaacaagatCTAATGGCACAAATAACAAGAAAGCAG ATATGAATTCAGATGACAGCTCTGACAATGAGCCTCTCATAAAAGTTCCCTCCAAAGCTGCAAAGAAGCCTCTCTCAGTGTCTCCAAAAAAATCTGTTGATTCAAAGAAGAAAG AATCACTGGAAGACGGTGATAGCTCGGATGATGTGACTTTGAGTGAACTTGGCAAGAAACTTTACCCCAAACGTCAGAGAAAGGCCCCAGTATTGAAATCCAAAAGAAACGCAGCGAGGGAAAGGG ttAAATATGCAGAGTCTTCCAGTCCCAGCTCAGATGATGAACCACTGGCAACGATGAAAAGGAAGTTGACAAAGGCTCCTAAAGAGCAAAAGACTTCCGCAAACAGcaagaaaacaaaaccaaaaggtAGGCAGCGCTTTGATGCGGAACTATTGTTTTGA
- the LOC141753990 gene encoding putative C-mannosyltransferase DPY19L4: protein MTELRCRRTDPLEGDQEDDERHNEPEVQATSTREPVNTEEEGTVSTGEDGEDHQQEEDEGEVKEEDGADKQQEDKEEDGDDKQQEDEGEVKEEDAQQTQEESNRPESSVKRSKCSSASGFLQRLVRVFFGCLAAVACGVLYAAYLSAYHDRKFWFSIRQELEREITFQGGSGLYYYYYKHMLTAPSFERGFYELTLDNRTVSGQTINAVERLSLYPELITSLMYRLTGSQDFVEPIYFYVGAVFGLQAVYVTALFVCSWVMSGTWVAGMLAVAWYVINRPDTSRVDYAIPLRDNWALPYFSCQVAALTGFLSNNICSATEMFCYLTMSATTFTFLLVWEHSHYVLFIQGLCLFLLDSFDLVPPRKMADIHKVYLSSLFLAYMFQFQNPTLLSSPLLSLLIGSVLARYFQQKMKMGPLVARVMKLFLHFHLVFTTGITFSYLVKKLIPVSESDFILKFLEVKFGLNTTTDFITNFLLCQKSFQTPGQDLFLRLTQASVLPFYFLVLTVCLLSTLQTIYRRLSGQPMKTNLRLEDGRIGEQPEVIYHVFHTLLFGGLALLFDGMKYLWTPYVCMFTAFGVCSPDLWMTVFKWLKLKSIHPVVLSLILSTAVPTIIGFSLWREYCPRVLAELSDLQEFYDPDTVELISWIKSQAPVAAVFAGSPQLLGTVKLCSGSAVTSLPLYSDINLLRRTEDTYQVYAMRSAEDIYKILTSHKTNYVIIEESICNELSLNKGCRIKDLLDIANGHVVYDKGEIYSFSKHGRFCHEIKMNYSPYTNYFTRVFWNRSYHVYKVNSVISFQY from the exons ATGACCGAATTAAGATGTCGAAGAACAGACCCTTTGGAGGGTGATCAAGAAGATGACGAGCGGCACAATGAGCCAGAGGTGCAGGCTACAT CTACCAGAGAGCCGGtgaacacagaggaggaggggacTGTGTCCACCGGTGAGGATGGAGAGGACCATcagcaggaggaagatgagggagAAGTTAAAGAAGAGGATGGAGCGGACAAGCAGCAGGAGGATAAAGAAGAGGATGGAGATGATAAGCAGCAGGAGGATGAGGGGGAAGTTAAAGAAGAGGATGCTCAACAGACACAGGAAGAATCAAACAGACCCGAGTCTTCTGTCAAAAGATCCAAGTGCTCTTCTGCAT CGGGTTTTTTGCAGCGCCTGGTGAGGGTGTTCTTCGGATGTCTGGCAGCAGTTGCCTGTGGCGTGCTTTATGCCGCGTATCTGTCTGCGTATCATGACAGGAAGTTCTGGTTTTCAATTAGACAG GAGCTAGAGCGGGAAATCACCTTCCAAGGAGGCAGCGGGctgtattattactactacaagCACATGCTGACGGCACCGTCCTTTGAAAGAG GGTTTTATGAGCTGACGCTGGATAACAGGACTGTTTCAGGTCAGACCATCAACGCAGTGGAGCGTCTGTCTCTGTATCCAGAGCTCATCACAAGCCTAATGTACAGACTCACCGGCAGCCAG GATTTTGTGGAGCCGATCTACTTCTACGTTGGAGCGGTTTTCGGGCTCCAGGCGGTCTATGTCACCGCCCTGTTTGTGTGTAGCTGGGTGATGAGCGGCACCTGGGTGGCCGGCATGTTGGCCGTGGCCTGGTATGTGATCAACAG ACCAGATACAAGCAGAGTGGACTATGCCATTCCTCTGCGGGACAACTGGGCTCTGCCTTACTTCTCTTGCCAGGTTGCAGCTTTGACTGGATTCCTGAGTAATAATATCTGCTCTGCCACTGAG ATGTTTTGCTATCTCACCATGAGTGCCACCACCTTCACCTTCCTCCTGGTCTGGGAACACAGCCACTACGTGCTCTTCATCCAAGGCCTCTGTCTTTTCTTACTCGACTCTTTTGACCTGGTGCCACCACGCAAG ATGGCTGACATTCACAAGGTGTACCTCAGCTCTTTGTTCCTGGCCTACATGTTCCAGTTTCAGAACCCGACCCTGCTCAGCTCGCCTCTGCTCAGCCTCCTGATTGGCTCAGTGCTCGCGAGGTACTTCCAG CAAAAGATGAAGATGGGGCCTCTTGTGGCCAGAGTAATGAAGCTCTTCCTACACTTCCACCTAGTCTTTACCACGGGGATCACCTTCAGTTATTTGGTCAAG AAACTTATACCTGTAAGtgagagtgacttcattttGAAATTCCTTGAAGTAAAATTTGGGCTCAACACAACAAC TGACTTTATCACCAACTTCCTCCTGTGCCAAAAGAGTTTCCAGACACCCGGTCAGGACTTATTTCTACGGCTGACGCAGGCCTCAGTCCTTCCCTTCTACTTCCTGGTACTCACTGTCTGCCTGCTGTCCACCCTGCAGACCATTTACAGAAGACTCAG TGGCCAGCCGATGAAAACCAACCTCAGGCTTGAAGATGGACGAATAGGAGAGCAGCCAGAGGTCATCTATCATGTTTTTCACACGTTGCTTTTTGGAGGCCTGGCTCTGCTGTTTGACGG GATGAAATATTTATGGACCCCGTACGTCTGCATGTTCACAGCATTCGGTGTGTGTTCTCCAGACCTCTGGATGACTGTGTTTAAGTGGCTCAAACTGAAGTCCATCCACCCTGTAGTACTG TCTCTGATCCTGAGCACAGCGGTTCCTACCATCATTGGTTTCAGTCTGTGGAGAGAG TACTGCCCTCGTGTCTTAGCAGAGTTGTCAGATCTGCAGGAGTTTTATGACCCAGATACAGTAGAGCTGATCAGCTGGATCAA GTCCCAGGCTCCAGTGGCGGCTGTCTTTGCAGGCAGCCCTCAGCTGTTGGGAACAGTGAAGTTGTGTTCAGGTTCAGCTGTAACCAGTTTACCGCTTTACTCAGACATCAACCTGCTGAGGAGAACTGAAGAT ACTTACCAGGTGTATGCAATGAGATCTGCAGAGGACATCTACAAGATTCTGACCTCTCACAAGACAAACTATGTGATCATCGAGGAGTCGATTTGTAACGAGCTCAGTCTTAATAAAGGCTGTAGGATCAAAGACCTGCTGGACATCGCCAATGGACAT GTCGTTTATGACAAAGGAGAGATCTACTCCTTCTCCAAGCACGGAAGATTCTGCCACGAGATAAAGATGAACTACTCGCCCTACACAAACTACTTCACTCGGGTTTTCTGGAACCGCTCGTACCATGTGTACAAAGTGAACTCTGTCATCTCCTTTCAGTACTGA